One genomic window of Corynebacterium sp. sy039 includes the following:
- a CDS encoding DUF3151 domain-containing protein: MTKFNDMLAPPPVTLPAEHISSSVSYSTVLEHPDSPLMWATLAEEAIAHAATDQEKATAYAFARTGYHRSLDRLRAHGWKGWGPVPFTHEPNQGVLRAIAALGKASLMINDQNEYDRIRQMLSDADPSCVATLLDA, translated from the coding sequence ATGACAAAGTTCAACGATATGCTTGCGCCGCCTCCTGTCACACTACCTGCAGAACATATTTCTAGTTCCGTGTCCTATAGCACTGTTCTCGAGCATCCAGACAGCCCACTCATGTGGGCTACCTTGGCAGAAGAAGCGATTGCTCACGCTGCCACTGACCAGGAAAAAGCAACTGCTTATGCTTTCGCCCGAACAGGATATCACCGTAGTCTCGATAGGTTGCGTGCTCATGGTTGGAAAGGCTGGGGTCCAGTACCTTTCACACATGAACCTAATCAAGGTGTGTTGCGTGCAATTGCCGCACTAGGAAAAGCCTCACTGATGATTAACGATCAAAACGAGTACGACCGTATTCGACAAATGCTTTCCGACGCTGACCCTAGCTGTGTTGCCACCTTACTTGACGCATAA
- a CDS encoding ATP-binding protein, with translation MNIANPFTPTFGITPQYFVGRDKILSTFMDGLKVKTADARRMLLLSGARGVGKTVALNALENTAIDNGWLVISETAIPGLKNRLVMEHLPTLLSELDPKAQIKRITGVQIPAGLGGVNFHTEQKYVASPSLRSQLTTLCDFLGKHSTGLVLSIDELHTGALADLQEIAATIQHLFREGRPIALIMAGLPENIDKLLDAPGITFLRRAQHEVLGALDYESARLALELPIQSEGLMWHHDALQNTLEISRGYPYLIQALGSCIFDAAMTLQQRELTLELVKTAAESALTLVGMNVHRPILRSLSDREQAFLYAMAQDEGFSRVSDIAQRLDVSSNYISQYRIRLMNKHVVYSPVHGKISFAMPGMREFLRRNKVQVLPMWEEKS, from the coding sequence ATGAATATCGCAAATCCATTTACTCCTACCTTCGGTATTACTCCACAGTATTTTGTAGGCAGAGATAAAATACTGTCTACGTTTATGGATGGGCTGAAGGTAAAAACAGCAGATGCTCGTCGGATGTTATTGCTATCTGGAGCACGTGGGGTTGGGAAAACAGTTGCCTTGAATGCTCTCGAAAATACTGCTATCGATAATGGATGGTTGGTGATAAGTGAAACCGCAATACCTGGATTAAAAAATCGACTCGTTATGGAGCACCTACCCACTCTCTTATCTGAGTTAGATCCAAAAGCGCAAATTAAACGGATTACCGGTGTGCAAATCCCAGCAGGGTTGGGCGGAGTGAACTTTCATACTGAGCAGAAATATGTTGCCTCGCCTAGTTTAAGATCCCAATTGACTACGTTGTGTGATTTTTTAGGTAAACATAGCACCGGACTAGTGCTGAGCATTGATGAATTGCACACAGGGGCATTAGCAGATCTACAAGAAATTGCTGCAACAATTCAACATTTATTTCGCGAAGGTCGACCTATCGCGTTAATTATGGCCGGGCTGCCTGAGAACATTGACAAGTTACTTGATGCACCAGGAATTACGTTTCTACGTCGTGCGCAACATGAAGTGCTAGGAGCTCTTGACTATGAAAGTGCTCGGCTAGCTTTGGAATTACCTATTCAATCTGAAGGGTTAATGTGGCATCACGATGCTTTGCAGAATACGCTAGAGATTTCTCGAGGGTATCCGTATTTGATTCAAGCATTGGGGTCATGCATCTTTGACGCAGCTATGACGTTACAGCAGCGTGAGCTAACACTAGAATTAGTGAAAACTGCTGCTGAATCAGCCTTAACTCTTGTAGGGATGAATGTGCATCGTCCTATTTTGCGTTCGCTTAGTGATCGTGAACAGGCATTCCTCTATGCGATGGCACAGGATGAAGGCTTTTCGCGGGTTAGTGATATAGCCCAGCGGTTAGACGTCAGTAGTAATTACATCAGTCAATATCGAATCCGACTGATGAATAAGCATGTGGTGTATTCACCTGTGCATGGGAAAATAAGTTTTGCTATGCCAGGGATGAGGGAGTTCCTCAGGAGAAATAAAGTACAGGTGCTGCCAATGTGGGAAGAAAAAAGTTAA
- a CDS encoding nucleoside triphosphate pyrophosphatase, which produces MRIVLASASPSRKAILLSAGVEPHIHPAHVDEEKLIAQLHKHNATPEHIVTELATAKAQSIAPQYPHDVIIGGDSMLLIDGALQGKPHTIDNTIARWKAQRSKTAQLITGHHIITPQGTHSEASCTTVHFANPNDEDIEAYARSGEPLKCAGAFTLEALGGWFIDKIEGDPSSVIGLSLPVVRRALYHCGYNVSDFWSAAPPGSNL; this is translated from the coding sequence ATGCGCATTGTTCTTGCTTCTGCTTCTCCCTCTCGTAAAGCAATTTTGCTTTCTGCAGGCGTCGAACCGCACATACATCCAGCCCATGTTGATGAGGAGAAACTCATTGCGCAGCTCCACAAGCACAATGCCACACCAGAGCATATCGTTACAGAGCTTGCCACAGCCAAAGCACAATCTATTGCCCCGCAGTATCCGCATGATGTAATCATTGGTGGAGACTCCATGCTGCTTATCGACGGCGCACTTCAAGGAAAACCACACACAATCGACAACACAATCGCTAGGTGGAAAGCACAACGCTCGAAAACTGCGCAACTTATTACAGGGCACCACATTATTACGCCACAAGGTACGCATAGTGAAGCATCATGCACCACTGTGCATTTTGCGAATCCGAATGATGAAGATATCGAGGCATACGCACGAAGTGGTGAACCGCTAAAATGCGCTGGTGCTTTTACGCTAGAGGCATTAGGCGGATGGTTCATCGATAAAATCGAGGGTGACCCCTCTAGCGTAATCGGGTTATCACTTCCTGTTGTTCGTCGAGCGCTTTATCACTGCGGCTATAATGTTTCTGATTTTTGGTCTGCTGCTCCCCCAGGGTCGAATCTCTGA
- a CDS encoding acyl-CoA carboxylase subunit epsilon — protein MSEKENTEAQQPEKQPFLRVLKGNPSASEVAALTVLFAGLAQSSSQELERERNLWGNIEERLRKPATYNPTAFRNVSFF, from the coding sequence ATGTCCGAAAAAGAAAACACTGAGGCTCAGCAACCAGAAAAGCAGCCTTTTCTGCGCGTTCTCAAAGGCAATCCTAGTGCCAGTGAAGTTGCCGCCCTCACCGTTTTATTCGCTGGTCTTGCTCAGTCCAGCAGTCAAGAACTTGAGCGCGAACGCAACCTTTGGGGCAATATCGAGGAACGACTCCGCAAACCTGCCACCTATAATCCAACAGCGTTTCGCAATGTGAGTTTCTTCTAA
- a CDS encoding acyl-CoA carboxylase subunit beta — MTISSYSVDTSSLPGKMTTAEKISDLITRRRKALLPLGKAALAKVRSQGRLSARDRLEYLLDEGSFIETDQLAKHRTFSFSMQEKRPETDGIITGWGTIDGREVCIFSQDGTVFGGALGEVYGEKMCKIMRLAVDTGRPLIGLYEGAGARIQDGAVSLDLIAQTFYHNINASGVVPQISVIMGSSAGGNAYSPALTDFVIMVENSAKMFVTGPDVIKTVTGEEVSQEQLGGAAIHMTTAGNSHYTAESDKDALDFVADLISFLPDNNRCVAPITDHHVDEGTIDSCLTPDDMRLDTIIPDSPSIPYDVHEVISALTDDGDYLEIQAQRAENVVIAFGRIEGQSVGFVANQPTQLAGCLDIDSAEKAARFIRTCDAFNIPIIMLVDVPGFLPGTNQEHGGILRRGAKLLYAYGEATVPKITVTMRKAYGGAYCVMGSKGLGADVNFAWPTAQIAVMGAAGAVGFLHRKEITAATKNGMSAENIAELIHSFEREYEDQMLTPYLAAERGLIDAVILPRETRSQLARNLRLLRTKHVQRPARKHGNIPL, encoded by the coding sequence ATGACTATTTCCTCATATTCTGTGGACACTTCTTCCCTTCCTGGAAAAATGACCACCGCTGAAAAAATTTCCGACCTCATCACACGCCGTCGCAAAGCACTCCTGCCACTAGGAAAAGCAGCGCTAGCAAAAGTACGCAGTCAAGGCCGGCTTAGCGCACGCGATCGCCTCGAGTATCTACTTGATGAAGGCTCATTTATCGAAACCGATCAGCTTGCCAAGCATCGCACTTTTTCTTTTTCTATGCAGGAAAAACGTCCAGAAACCGATGGAATCATCACTGGATGGGGCACTATCGACGGGCGGGAAGTCTGCATTTTCTCCCAAGACGGCACCGTGTTCGGTGGCGCATTAGGAGAAGTCTATGGAGAAAAAATGTGCAAAATAATGCGACTAGCCGTCGACACAGGGCGCCCCCTCATTGGACTTTATGAAGGTGCCGGAGCACGCATTCAAGACGGTGCCGTCTCTCTGGATCTCATCGCGCAAACTTTCTATCACAACATCAACGCCTCCGGTGTCGTGCCACAAATATCAGTAATCATGGGCTCCAGCGCTGGTGGAAATGCGTATTCACCAGCACTGACCGACTTTGTCATCATGGTAGAAAATAGTGCCAAGATGTTTGTTACCGGTCCCGATGTGATTAAAACAGTCACCGGAGAGGAAGTTTCCCAAGAACAATTAGGTGGGGCAGCCATACATATGACCACCGCAGGAAACTCCCACTACACTGCCGAAAGCGATAAAGACGCACTTGACTTCGTCGCTGATCTCATCAGTTTTCTTCCAGATAATAATCGCTGCGTTGCCCCTATCACTGATCATCACGTCGATGAAGGCACTATCGACTCTTGTCTCACCCCCGACGATATGCGCCTCGACACCATTATCCCAGATTCCCCCAGCATCCCCTATGACGTTCATGAGGTCATCAGTGCGCTTACCGACGATGGTGATTATCTTGAAATTCAAGCTCAGCGTGCAGAAAATGTGGTCATCGCCTTCGGGCGCATTGAAGGACAATCAGTTGGTTTTGTCGCCAATCAACCCACACAATTGGCTGGATGTTTGGATATCGATTCCGCAGAAAAGGCAGCAAGATTTATTCGCACATGCGATGCCTTTAACATCCCTATCATTATGCTGGTCGACGTTCCGGGATTCCTCCCGGGAACTAACCAAGAACACGGTGGCATTTTGCGTCGAGGAGCTAAATTACTCTATGCCTATGGGGAAGCAACAGTACCAAAAATTACAGTCACAATGCGTAAAGCCTATGGTGGGGCATATTGCGTTATGGGTTCTAAAGGTCTTGGTGCTGATGTTAATTTCGCATGGCCAACAGCACAGATTGCAGTTATGGGTGCCGCAGGTGCCGTCGGATTTTTGCACAGAAAAGAAATAACCGCAGCCACAAAAAATGGAATGAGTGCAGAAAATATCGCAGAACTTATCCATTCTTTTGAGCGCGAATATGAAGATCAGATGCTTACCCCCTATCTCGCTGCTGAGCGTGGTTTGATTGACGCAGTTATTTTGCCCAGAGAGACACGCAGTCAACTAGCCAGAAATTTGCGTTTACTCAGAACAAAGCACGTACAGCGCCCCGCACGCAAGCACGGAAATATCCCCCTTTAG
- a CDS encoding acyl-CoA carboxylase subunit beta, whose protein sequence is MTATLNNNADNQAPDLSTTAGKLADLRARLAEAQAPMGQAAVEKTHEAGKKTARERIEYLLDEGSFVEVDALARHRSKNFGLDAKRPVTDGVVTGYGTIDGRKVCVFSQDGAIFGGALGEVYGEKIVKIMDLAIKTGVPLIGINEGAGARIQEGVVSLGLYSQIFYRNTLASGVIPQISLIMGACAGGHVYSPALTDFIIMVDKTSKMFITGPDVIKTVTGEEVTQEELGGAHTHMATSGTSHYTAADDADALDWVRDLVGFLPSNNRAEAPREQAEIMVGSIQDNITDSDLELDTLIPDSPNQPYDMKDVITRVLDDEDFFEIQEGYAGNIITGFGRVEGRSVGIVANQPTEFAGCLDIKASEKAARFIRTCDAFNIPIIEFVDVPGFLPGTNQEYDGIIRRGAKLLYAYSEATVGKITVITRKSYGGAYCVMGSKDMGADLVFAWPTAQIAVMGAAGAVGFIYRKELKAAAAEGKDVTAVAKEYEREYEETLVNPYMAAERGFVDAVIPPSETRGQIIEGLRLLDRKVVNVPAKKHGNIPL, encoded by the coding sequence ATGACTGCCACACTCAATAATAATGCCGATAATCAGGCACCAGATCTTTCTACCACCGCTGGTAAACTTGCAGATCTTCGTGCTCGACTTGCCGAGGCACAAGCCCCAATGGGGCAAGCTGCCGTTGAAAAAACTCATGAAGCTGGAAAGAAAACAGCTCGTGAGCGTATCGAATACCTCCTTGATGAAGGGTCATTCGTTGAAGTAGACGCATTAGCACGTCACCGTTCTAAAAACTTTGGTCTTGATGCAAAACGTCCAGTCACTGATGGTGTCGTTACCGGTTATGGCACTATCGACGGAAGAAAAGTGTGTGTATTCTCCCAGGACGGCGCTATTTTCGGCGGTGCACTTGGAGAAGTTTATGGTGAGAAAATCGTCAAAATCATGGATCTCGCCATTAAAACTGGGGTACCTCTCATTGGTATCAATGAAGGTGCCGGCGCTCGTATTCAAGAGGGCGTAGTATCTCTCGGATTGTATTCACAGATTTTCTACCGCAATACCCTTGCCTCAGGTGTTATTCCACAGATTTCACTTATCATGGGCGCTTGTGCAGGTGGACACGTATATTCACCAGCTCTTACCGACTTCATCATCATGGTTGATAAGACATCCAAGATGTTCATCACCGGCCCAGATGTCATCAAGACTGTTACTGGCGAAGAAGTCACTCAAGAAGAACTCGGTGGTGCACATACTCATATGGCAACCTCAGGTACTTCGCACTACACTGCTGCCGATGATGCCGACGCTCTTGATTGGGTACGCGACCTTGTTGGGTTCCTCCCTTCTAATAACCGCGCTGAAGCTCCTCGTGAGCAAGCTGAGATTATGGTTGGTTCCATCCAGGACAACATCACGGATTCTGATCTCGAACTCGACACTCTCATCCCTGATTCACCCAACCAGCCTTATGACATGAAAGATGTCATTACACGCGTTCTCGATGATGAAGATTTCTTCGAGATTCAAGAAGGCTATGCAGGCAATATCATTACTGGTTTCGGTCGAGTCGAAGGACGTTCTGTGGGCATCGTTGCTAACCAGCCAACAGAGTTCGCCGGCTGTCTTGACATTAAAGCATCAGAGAAAGCAGCACGCTTTATCCGCACCTGCGATGCGTTTAACATTCCTATCATCGAGTTCGTCGATGTACCAGGGTTCTTGCCTGGAACAAACCAAGAATATGACGGCATTATTCGTCGTGGCGCTAAATTGCTCTACGCTTACTCAGAGGCTACCGTCGGAAAAATTACTGTCATTACCCGTAAGTCTTATGGTGGCGCATACTGCGTTATGGGTTCCAAAGATATGGGTGCAGATCTCGTTTTTGCTTGGCCAACAGCACAAATTGCCGTCATGGGTGCAGCAGGAGCTGTGGGATTCATCTACCGCAAAGAGCTTAAGGCTGCAGCAGCCGAAGGTAAGGATGTAACCGCAGTCGCTAAGGAATACGAACGCGAATATGAAGAAACTCTCGTTAATCCATATATGGCAGCCGAGCGTGGTTTCGTTGACGCAGTTATTCCGCCATCAGAGACTCGTGGGCAAATCATCGAAGGCTTGCGCCTCTTGGATCGTAAAGTGGTCAATGTCCCAGCAAAGAAGCACGGTAATATCCCACTGTAA